A stretch of the Capsicum annuum cultivar UCD-10X-F1 chromosome 8, UCD10Xv1.1, whole genome shotgun sequence genome encodes the following:
- the LOC107845502 gene encoding uncharacterized protein LOC107845502, protein MPAAAGEAAIAATATLIPSPRWSVAAQHKPVICLALVSPQPATVRLILCSSVSAFCGRKLTTEFAPFARGGDRTPDLLLKRHSAEPLCQLWWFSELTFGGEGDWPRP, encoded by the exons ATGCCAGCAGCAGCCGGCGAAGCAGCCATAGCTGCTACCGCTACCTTGATCCCTTCCCCACGCTGGAGCGTCGCCGCCCAACACAAACCAGTGATCTGCTTGGCTTTG gtatccccacagccggcaaccgtgagactaatcctctgTTCTTCGGTCAGCGCATTTTGTGGTAGAAAACTGaccacagagtttgctccattcgccagaggcggggatcgaacccccgacctcttgcttaagaGACACAGCGCTGAACCACTATGCCAACTCTGGTGGTTTTCAGAg CTGACATTCGGTGGTGAAGGTGATTGGCCTCGTCCCTGA